One Sphaeramia orbicularis chromosome 21, fSphaOr1.1, whole genome shotgun sequence DNA window includes the following coding sequences:
- the nostrin gene encoding nostrin isoform X1, whose product MSDFGRRVVKVQSPTSANSRRLKMKDPISTCSYHHLYQELKQFSKTGEYFCKELMTVFQQRAELELTYAKGLQKLAGKLIRASKEMPNNSTYSAWCHVSDEMYSRADAHRSLGNAFQQEAILELRQVLDEHNKRKRPLDSVIERTGKLVTANWSEQLKMKKKLVGITREHEALFNFVENNKQMCTEKEKQKMLNRLTKSAEVQARVDEEYFNINMEGHQMRLKWENTLKNCYQIIQELEKQRIELQCNILSRYNLHMSSFGQTLKHGQKQIEQTIQRVDMDRDIETLLTENSITADNSKAEFLMADYFEEDSKSLMYKDRRKEAIKLKIQRLDDSITKAKKDCEGIERLMKTYSENPSFSNHKNLEETEQQLDETTLKLDLLEATHYKLSLSLAELEGRPKSIHRFSDSIMKWKDKDCEHSIVQLTRPVKFRRTPFRSRLRASIIYKGPPQIVAQQSVEPPASVTSTVSTHQDVGAESGSIVNGVVPHTDDEKEQGDMTPDECRIGQCKAIYDFTPEQDDELTLKEGDLLNIYTKEENGWWFGELNGRTGHFPSTYVEELPVIGSVKCSDA is encoded by the exons ATGAGTGACTTTGGGAGGAGggtggtcaaagttcaaagtccAACGTCAGCAAACAGCCGCCGTCTTAAGATGAAGGACCCTATCAGCACCTGCTCT TATCACCATCTGTATCAAGAGTTGAAACAGTTTTCAAAAACTGGGGAATATTTCTGCAAGGAACTCATGACAGTGTTTCAGCAAAG GGCTGAGCTAGAGCTTACTTATGCTAAAGGACTGCAAAAACTTGCTGGCAAACTCATCAGGGCATCAAAAGAAATGCCAAACAA TTCCACCTACAGTGCATGGTGTCATGTGTCAGATGAGATGTACTCAAGAGCCGACGCCCACAG ATCATTAGGAAATGCATTTCAGCAAGAAGCCATTCTGGAATTACGACAAGTCTTAGACGAGCATAATAAGAGAAAGAGGCct CTTGACAGTGTCATTGAGAGAACTGGAAAACTTGTTACTGCTAATTGGAGTGAGCAACTCAAG atgaagaagaaattGGTTGGAATAACAAGAGAGCACGAGGCTTTGTTCAACTTTGTTGAGAACAATAAACAAATGTgcacagagaaagaaaaacaaaag ATGCTCAACAGGCTGACCAAGTCTGCAGAGGTACAGGCACGGGTGGATGAGGAATATTTTAACATCAACATGGAGGGTCATCAGATGAGACTCAAATGGGAAAACACACTGAAGAACTGCTACCAG ATCATACAGGAGTTGGAGAAACAGCGAATTGAGCTCCAATGCAACATTCTGAGCAGATACAACCTCCATATGTCCAGTTTTGGGCAGACCCTCAAACAT GGCCAAAAACAGATAGAGCAGACCATCCAAAGAGTGGACATGGACAGAGACATAGAAACCCTACTGACGGAAAACAGTATCACAGCTGACAATAGCAAGGCTGAGTTTTTGATGGCTGATTATTTT GAGGAGGACAGCAAATCACTGATGTACAAAGACCGAAGAAAAGAGGCCATCAAACTTAAAATCCAACGCCTGGATGACAGTATTACTAAAGCAAAGAAAGACTGCGAAG GTATTGAAAGACTGATGAAAACGTACTCTGAAAATCCATCTTTTTCAAACCACAAGAACCTTGAGGAAACTGAACAGCAGCTCGATGAG ACTACTCTAAAACTGGATCTCCTAGAGGCTACCCACTACAAACTCTCATTATCACTGGCTGAACTCGAAGGGAGACCCAAGTCAATTCACCGATTCAGTGACAGTATCATGAAATGGAAAGACAAG GACTGTGAGCACAGTATTGTCCAGCTTACTCGTCCAGTTAAATTCAGGAGGACGCCGTTTCGATCCCGCCTCAGGGCTTCCATCATCTACAAAGGACCCCCTCAAATTGTAGCACAACAGTCTGTGGAGCCTCCAGCGAGTGTCACTTCCACAGTGTCGACACATCAAGATGTAGGTGCAGAGAGCGGCAGCATTGTTAACGGAGTCGTTCCTCACACAGATGACGAAAAAGAACAAG GTGACATGACTCCAGATGAATGCAGAATAGGACAATGCAAGGCCATATACGACTTCACTCCTGAACAGGATGATGAACTGACTTTGAAAGAAG GAGATCTTTTAAACATTTATACAAAAGAAGAAAATGGCTGGTGGTTTGGAGAACTGAATGGGCGGACAGGCCATTTCCCATCAACCTATGTTGAGGAGCTGCCTGTGATAGGTAGTGTCAAATGTTCTGACGCCTGA
- the nostrin gene encoding nostrin isoform X2 → MKDPISTCSYHHLYQELKQFSKTGEYFCKELMTVFQQRAELELTYAKGLQKLAGKLIRASKEMPNNSTYSAWCHVSDEMYSRADAHRSLGNAFQQEAILELRQVLDEHNKRKRPLDSVIERTGKLVTANWSEQLKMKKKLVGITREHEALFNFVENNKQMCTEKEKQKMLNRLTKSAEVQARVDEEYFNINMEGHQMRLKWENTLKNCYQIIQELEKQRIELQCNILSRYNLHMSSFGQTLKHEEDSKSLMYKDRRKEAIKLKIQRLDDSITKAKKDCEGIERLMKTYSENPSFSNHKNLEETEQQLDETTLKLDLLEATHYKLSLSLAELEGRPKSIHRFSDSIMKWKDKDCEHSIVQLTRPVKFRRTPFRSRLRASIIYKGPPQIVAQQSVEPPASVTSTVSTHQDVGAESGSIVNGVVPHTDDEKEQGDMTPDECRIGQCKAIYDFTPEQDDELTLKEGDLLNIYTKEENGWWFGELNGRTGHFPSTYVEELPVIGSVKCSDA, encoded by the exons ATGAAGGACCCTATCAGCACCTGCTCT TATCACCATCTGTATCAAGAGTTGAAACAGTTTTCAAAAACTGGGGAATATTTCTGCAAGGAACTCATGACAGTGTTTCAGCAAAG GGCTGAGCTAGAGCTTACTTATGCTAAAGGACTGCAAAAACTTGCTGGCAAACTCATCAGGGCATCAAAAGAAATGCCAAACAA TTCCACCTACAGTGCATGGTGTCATGTGTCAGATGAGATGTACTCAAGAGCCGACGCCCACAG ATCATTAGGAAATGCATTTCAGCAAGAAGCCATTCTGGAATTACGACAAGTCTTAGACGAGCATAATAAGAGAAAGAGGCct CTTGACAGTGTCATTGAGAGAACTGGAAAACTTGTTACTGCTAATTGGAGTGAGCAACTCAAG atgaagaagaaattGGTTGGAATAACAAGAGAGCACGAGGCTTTGTTCAACTTTGTTGAGAACAATAAACAAATGTgcacagagaaagaaaaacaaaag ATGCTCAACAGGCTGACCAAGTCTGCAGAGGTACAGGCACGGGTGGATGAGGAATATTTTAACATCAACATGGAGGGTCATCAGATGAGACTCAAATGGGAAAACACACTGAAGAACTGCTACCAG ATCATACAGGAGTTGGAGAAACAGCGAATTGAGCTCCAATGCAACATTCTGAGCAGATACAACCTCCATATGTCCAGTTTTGGGCAGACCCTCAAACAT GAGGAGGACAGCAAATCACTGATGTACAAAGACCGAAGAAAAGAGGCCATCAAACTTAAAATCCAACGCCTGGATGACAGTATTACTAAAGCAAAGAAAGACTGCGAAG GTATTGAAAGACTGATGAAAACGTACTCTGAAAATCCATCTTTTTCAAACCACAAGAACCTTGAGGAAACTGAACAGCAGCTCGATGAG ACTACTCTAAAACTGGATCTCCTAGAGGCTACCCACTACAAACTCTCATTATCACTGGCTGAACTCGAAGGGAGACCCAAGTCAATTCACCGATTCAGTGACAGTATCATGAAATGGAAAGACAAG GACTGTGAGCACAGTATTGTCCAGCTTACTCGTCCAGTTAAATTCAGGAGGACGCCGTTTCGATCCCGCCTCAGGGCTTCCATCATCTACAAAGGACCCCCTCAAATTGTAGCACAACAGTCTGTGGAGCCTCCAGCGAGTGTCACTTCCACAGTGTCGACACATCAAGATGTAGGTGCAGAGAGCGGCAGCATTGTTAACGGAGTCGTTCCTCACACAGATGACGAAAAAGAACAAG GTGACATGACTCCAGATGAATGCAGAATAGGACAATGCAAGGCCATATACGACTTCACTCCTGAACAGGATGATGAACTGACTTTGAAAGAAG GAGATCTTTTAAACATTTATACAAAAGAAGAAAATGGCTGGTGGTTTGGAGAACTGAATGGGCGGACAGGCCATTTCCCATCAACCTATGTTGAGGAGCTGCCTGTGATAGGTAGTGTCAAATGTTCTGACGCCTGA
- the spc25 gene encoding kinetochore protein Spc25, giving the protein MMSITDPNTSDRFTKAMQEIHSKQLQAFGKITDMTTELCQSHRQFVKSALDTGMKKCKDDEMLFETIQTFRKDLEQKNKSLKEKRLAISDVISEIQQKEMQKDEIIHKIEKLKEEQVKRKELIVSQNKANKNRLKNLQKCRVMFQEHLALEIRTILGKTELVRGEKLQFVFRNINPTDLESAYIVTMGINAEGSYQIVSSDPALKCLPDLEKRLQETNNLAAFLANIRKEFVSVARG; this is encoded by the exons ATGATGTCCATCACTGACCCAAACACAAGTGACCGGTTCACCAAAGCGATGCAGGAAATCCACAGCAAACAGCTTCAAGCATTTGGGAAAATAACTGACATGACTACAGAGCTGTGCCAATCCCACAGACAGTTTGTAAAGTCAGCTCTTG ATACTGGTATGAAGAAGTGTAAGGATGATGAGATGCTATTTGAGACGATACAGACATTCAGAAAAG ATTTGGAACAAAAAAATAAGTCACTGAAGGAGAAGCGTCTTGCCATTTCTGACGTAATATCTGAGATCCAGCAGAAGGAGATGCAGAAAGATGAAATTATCCATAAGATTGAGAAACTCAAGGAAGAACAAGTCAAAAGAAAAGAGT taaTCGTATCTCAAAATAAGgcaaacaaaaacagactgaagaaTCTCCAGAAATGCAGAGTAATGTTTCAAGAACATTTGGCGTTGGAGATACGAACCATTCTAGGCAAAACAGAACTGGTCAGAG GTGAAAAGCTGCAGTTTGTTTTTCGGAACATCAACCCTACCGATCTGGAGAGTGCCTACATCGTCACAATGGGGATCAATGCAGAAGGATCTTACCAGA TTGTGTCAAGTGACCCTGCTCTCAAGTGTTTACCAGACCTGGAAAAGCGGCTTCAGGAGACCAATAATCTAGCGGCATTCCTCGCAAACATCAGAAAGGAGTTTGTCTCTGTGGCACGTGGCTAA